From the Leptotrichia sp. oral taxon 221 genome, one window contains:
- the csm5 gene encoding type III-A CRISPR-associated RAMP protein Csm5, which yields MNVAKKYNVKLIPLTDIYIGSGKDIEAYEYTVKDKYMYRIDMSEVFDKMNDSEKENFYKILQENNFFNIRSWIYNNYKEEWGYIYKEKVSSDFEKYYKEKLDDKSQENSQLSISEFIGYNNKKYIPGSSIKGALRTAFIYSDFLENEKKYEIKSSYEIKNGKRVYNRKEIDKEVKIMESEVLLAEKEDRYGNKIDKKGEKLGLEPKKDPFKTVKIFDTEEIELEKFSVNILQIKEGNLFCEVLGGMYKKIDNIEKINFGNEIDFKQGINFNIVLTEYYLKNNFKMEYKKNLGIKKLLDSLDDKMENILNFEIEKEREKDSYNLRNFYEFLKKIFNSFKNKNISLVRIGKYTGFNDKTINLLTTNPSENSRTILDENNYPMGWVLIKVEEVDI from the coding sequence ATGAATGTAGCAAAAAAATACAATGTGAAATTAATTCCATTGACAGATATTTATATTGGAAGCGGAAAAGATATAGAGGCATATGAATATACAGTTAAAGATAAATATATGTATAGAATTGATATGTCAGAAGTTTTTGATAAGATGAATGATTCTGAAAAAGAAAATTTTTATAAAATACTTCAAGAAAATAATTTTTTTAATATAAGAAGTTGGATATATAATAATTATAAGGAAGAATGGGGATATATTTATAAAGAAAAAGTATCTTCTGATTTTGAAAAGTATTATAAAGAGAAGTTAGATGATAAAAGTCAAGAAAATAGTCAGCTAAGTATTTCTGAATTTATCGGATATAATAATAAAAAATATATTCCAGGAAGTTCAATAAAAGGAGCGTTAAGAACAGCTTTTATATACAGTGATTTTTTAGAAAATGAGAAAAAATATGAAATAAAAAGTAGCTATGAAATAAAAAATGGGAAAAGAGTCTATAATCGAAAAGAGATTGATAAAGAAGTTAAAATAATGGAATCAGAGGTTTTATTAGCTGAAAAAGAAGACAGATATGGAAATAAAATAGATAAAAAAGGAGAAAAACTAGGCTTAGAGCCTAAAAAAGATCCTTTCAAAACAGTTAAAATTTTTGATACAGAAGAAATTGAGTTGGAAAAATTTTCTGTAAATATTCTTCAAATAAAAGAAGGAAATTTATTTTGTGAAGTTTTAGGTGGAATGTATAAAAAAATTGATAACATTGAAAAAATAAATTTTGGAAATGAAATAGATTTTAAACAAGGAATAAATTTTAATATTGTGTTGACAGAATATTATTTAAAAAATAATTTTAAAATGGAATATAAAAAAAATTTAGGGATAAAAAAATTGTTGGATTCTTTAGATGATAAAATGGAAAATATATTAAACTTTGAAATTGAAAAAGAAAGGGAAAAAGACAGCTACAATCTAAGAAATTTTTATGAATTTTTAAAAAAAATATTTAATAGTTTTAAGAATAAGAATATAAGTTTAGTTAGAATAGGGAAATATACAGGATTTAATGATAAAACTATAAACTTGCTAACAACAAATCCCAGTGAAAATTCAAGAACAATTTTAGATGAAAATAATTATCCTATGGGATGGGTCTTAATAAAAGTAGAAGAGGTAGATATTTAA